One Apis cerana isolate GH-2021 linkage group LG15, AcerK_1.0, whole genome shotgun sequence DNA window includes the following coding sequences:
- the LOC108001086 gene encoding Fanconi anemia group I protein homolog isoform X3 — protein MSGIEYKSLIVKNICNYNWNVNLLPSLAKMFGDMALDKINRNEVLKTLCSALPNLPLDQVPSFTYQTLKLCTNRDNQKLLNALSKYFNLYYSKTNLVNNVDNFESIDIINLKEIYDIESTVLYHIYQATQLNHENMKDFIRFLKHVSYAPEYILQSFILCVLMSVSDIYEDQIFEILRLAIVHNTFEKEKRQNSAWLRQLLPSPCNIIDIIQQVIDSSNKERHLILKGLTNLAFTLMSADQKSKNNATAMWCIGSEIIREIIKKHHETIPIVLQELINKIVAGNMPTVHYTDCLKYMCRELSMIVLEHQTMIMIILERLLLLQPIVATQVLYAIFPLIPISPNIRENLLLTLRKALYRKGTSKRQMAVTGFIEMLKYKKMHSQYNFRLSQLNSFDYPSSSNSRSTLTQVTLEYNSQPEKSLTEYGKTLCYEILDILKKSFTYEFEVRLHLYEGLYNTAIKNPEIVEIILDMLFSHLNLYLHVDDNILPPVKLELCTDIHGMDVVMQEPIAQLIFALQKIYINTTTKNSSTSEKIYNILESLCKKMTIIELEHLNLEHGTDFFSGESKSQIKLKNLGMAIEICEALIAFRIGEWSKGNDKILNNINDLFKAYTRLVDFIKMQSTKMKKIDNSKNKKDKDVNNTTKKSIKSNNIKIPNTIMDLDVIRQSLLLLFSQSTQNGDILRKNHNFCYYILQICEQLLQRIKLSIKDISQSQNHRYLNTYIDIGKLLYKYFIQNIIDALTNDAQVTILALQCFKEISYCVCTLLSFELQTFLNSIFEIQSKKDSISKDINFQLQEIIFSLKEYLEKFLTEDVNDDEKKKVSCLLLEIMEQYTYKINFENYNSEKMLKCIKKMIQIENIQSSIVPAILQFFLHLEEHTQEYGETLNEICMELCEKVGTIDGTELIMNRIYKIIREDTILQIYTVLNSHIKQKLDNASWLLMRLKAEDIIIRAPGTIDEVLNNNLKEKERNLCKQLSYLAQVLQTLANISIESSPCIDNTFKNLQYLYHLLGNLTKYFYTKSNIQNAAFQAVKFIQLVQLAGKPLKSTFYNLVTYVEENQNKLQSKFDSYAQRNKILKETKIIPRVVYEIEQFNKEILLLGKRTGIPLENYMKHSITRDFRIKNPELVEGLEKMDTSLLNSSSPENSENENPISNTDDFSDNDDNTIPSKKRCRTED, from the exons ATGTCaggaattgaatataaatcattaattgttaaaaatatatgtaattataattggaATGTCAATCTTTTACCATCTTTGGCAAAAATGTTTGg agATATGGCATTAGATAAGATAAATCGTAATGAAGTTTTGAAAACATTATGTTCTGCTCTTCCAAATCTTCCTCTGGACCAAGTACCTTCTTTCACATatcaaacattaaaattatgcaCAAATCGAGATAATCAAAAACTTTTGAATGCCTTATctaagtattttaatttgtattattctaAAACCAATTTAGTCAACAATgtagataattttgaaagtatag atataattaatttgaaagagaTATATGACATTGAAAGCACTGTTTTATATCACATATATCAAGCTACACAGttaaatcatgaaaatatgaaagattttattcgtttccttAAACATGTGTCTTATGCTccagaatatatattacaatcatTTATACTTTGTGTTTTAATGTCAGTTTCTGATATATATGAAGATCAg atttttgaaatattaagattagCTATTGTCCACAatacttttgaaaaagaaaagcgaCAAAATAGTGCCTGGTTAAGGCAACTTTTACCTTCTCCTtgcaatataattgatattattcaaCAAGTCATTGATAGCAG caaTAAAGAAcgtcatttaatattaaagggACTTACTAATTTAGCTTTTACACTAATGAGTGctgatcaaaaatcaaaaaataatgcaaCAGCTATGTGGTGTATAGGATCTGAAATAAtacgagaaataattaaaaaacatcatGAAACAATTCCTATTGTATtacaagaattaattaataaaatagtagcAGGAAATATGCCAACAGTGCACTATACAG attgtttaaaatatatgtgtcGTGAATTGTCAATGATTGTTTTGGAGCATCAGACTATGATTATGATCATTCTTGAACGATTGTTACTTTTGCAACCTATAGTTGCTACTCAAGTTTTATATgctatttttccattaatacCTATTTCGCCTAATATAcgagaaaatcttttattaactttaagaAAAGCTCTTTACAGAAAAGGCACATCAAAACGACAAATGGCAGTTACAGGATTTATTgagatgttaaaatataaaaaaatgcattctcaatataattttagattaagtCAACTTAATTCTTTCGATTACCCAAGTAGTTCTAATTCTAGATCAACATTAACTcaa gtGACTTTGGAGTATAATTCACAACCAGAAAAATCACTTACAGAATATGGTAAAACTTTATGTTATGAAATAttggatatattaaaaaaaagttttacttACGAATTTGAAGTTAGATTACATTTGTATGaag gttTATATAATACTGCAATCAAAAATCctgaaatagtagaaattatattagatatgcTTTTTTCGCATTTGAATCTCTATCTTCATGTAGATGATAATATCTTACCTCCtgtgaaattagaattatgtACAGATATTCATGGTATGGATGTAGTTATGCAAGAACCTATTGCTCAATTGATATTtgcattacaaaaaatatatattaatacaactacaaaaaattcaagtacttctgaaaaaatatataatattttggaatcattatgtaaaaaaatgacaattatagaattagaacatttaaatttg gAGCATGGaactgattttttttctgGAGAATCAAAATcacagataaaattaaaaaaccttGGCATGGCTATTGAGATTTGTGAAGCTTTAATAGCATTTAGAATTGGTGAATGGTCAAAAGGGAATGATAAAATcctaaataatatcaatgatttatttaaagcaTACACACGTTTggtagattttattaaaatg caatctacaaaaatgaaaaaaattgataatagtaaaaataagaaagataaagatgtCAATAATACAACTAAAAAAtccattaaatcaaataatataaaaattccaaatactATTATGGATTTAGATGTGATTCGTCAAAGtttgttacttttattttc ACAATCAACTCAAAATGGTGATATACTtcgaaaaaatcataatttttgctattatatattacaaatatgtgAACAACTTTTACAACGGATAAAATTGTCTATAAAAGACATTTCTCAATCGCAAAatcatcgatatttaaatacatatattgatattgGAAA attgctttataaatatttcatacaaaatataattgatgctCTTACAAATGATGCACAAGTAACTATATTAGCTTTGCAATGTTTCAAAGAAATCTCTTATTGTGTATgtacattattatcatttgagTTACAGACATTTCTCAATTCAATTT ttgaaATACAATCTAAGAAAGATTCAATatctaaagatattaattttcaattacaagaaattattttttcattaaaagaatatttggaaAAGTTTCTTACAGAAGATGTAAATGAtgatgagaagaaaaaagtatcatgtttattattagaaataatggaacaatatacgtataaaattaatttcgaaaattataattctgaaAAG atgctaaaatgcataaaaaaaatgattcaaatcgaaaatattcaaagttctATTGTTCCTGCAatcttgcaattttttttacatttagaaGAACATACACAAGAATATGGAGAAacgttaaatgaaatttgtatgGAATTATGTGAAAAAGTTGGAACTATTGATGGT actgagttaataatgaatagaatatataaaattatacgcgAAGAtactatattacaaatttatactgTATTAAATAGTCATATTAAACAAAAGTTGGATAATGCTTCATGGTTGTTGATGCGATTAAAAGCAGAAGACATCATAATTCGAGCACCTGGAACAATTGATGAAGTAT taaataataatttaaaagaaaaggaacgaaATTTATGTAAACAATTATCCTATCTTGCTCAAGTACTCCAAACATTAGCCAATATATCAATTGAATCAAGTCCATGTATTgacaatacttttaaaaatttacaatatttgtatcatttacTTGGAAAccttacaaaatatttttacacaaaatcaaatattcaaaatgcaGCATTCCAAGCAGTTAA ATTCATTCAATTAGTACAATTAGCTGGTAAACCATTAAAAtctactttttataatttagtaaCATATGTAGAg gaaaatcaaaataaattacagtCAAAATTTGACTCTTAtgcacaaagaaataaaattttaaaagaaactaaaataatacCTCGTGTAGTATATGAAATTGAACaattcaataaagaaatattattacttggCAAAAGAACGGGT ataccattagaaaattatatgaaacacAGCATAACTAgagattttagaataaaaaatccaGAATTGGTAGAAGGACTTGAGAAAATGGATACAAGTTTG cttAATTCATCAAGTCCAGAAAActctgaaaatgaaaatcctATTTCAAATACAGATGATTTCAGCGACAATGATGATAATACAATACCTTCAAAAAAACGATGTAGAACAGaagattga
- the LOC108001086 gene encoding Fanconi anemia group I protein homolog isoform X1 — translation MYHRFENLRDDQLKLRTFVKDLNKEELIQLIENIICKLDATKILDDLLQAFCDSDEKQRKLIEYVLKSLGKANISTGQANTIINWIIADFPKYSKQHLVKLVDFCVKNICNDADELQSWKDILPGLFEALENEKYIVHADTEMSGIEYKSLIVKNICNYNWNVNLLPSLAKMFGDMALDKINRNEVLKTLCSALPNLPLDQVPSFTYQTLKLCTNRDNQKLLNALSKYFNLYYSKTNLVNNVDNFESIDIINLKEIYDIESTVLYHIYQATQLNHENMKDFIRFLKHVSYAPEYILQSFILCVLMSVSDIYEDQIFEILRLAIVHNTFEKEKRQNSAWLRQLLPSPCNIIDIIQQVIDSSNKERHLILKGLTNLAFTLMSADQKSKNNATAMWCIGSEIIREIIKKHHETIPIVLQELINKIVAGNMPTVHYTDCLKYMCRELSMIVLEHQTMIMIILERLLLLQPIVATQVLYAIFPLIPISPNIRENLLLTLRKALYRKGTSKRQMAVTGFIEMLKYKKMHSQYNFRLSQLNSFDYPSSSNSRSTLTQVTLEYNSQPEKSLTEYGKTLCYEILDILKKSFTYEFEVRLHLYEGLYNTAIKNPEIVEIILDMLFSHLNLYLHVDDNILPPVKLELCTDIHGMDVVMQEPIAQLIFALQKIYINTTTKNSSTSEKIYNILESLCKKMTIIELEHLNLEHGTDFFSGESKSQIKLKNLGMAIEICEALIAFRIGEWSKGNDKILNNINDLFKAYTRLVDFIKMQSTKMKKIDNSKNKKDKDVNNTTKKSIKSNNIKIPNTIMDLDVIRQSLLLLFSQSTQNGDILRKNHNFCYYILQICEQLLQRIKLSIKDISQSQNHRYLNTYIDIGKLLYKYFIQNIIDALTNDAQVTILALQCFKEISYCVCTLLSFELQTFLNSIFEIQSKKDSISKDINFQLQEIIFSLKEYLEKFLTEDVNDDEKKKVSCLLLEIMEQYTYKINFENYNSEKMLKCIKKMIQIENIQSSIVPAILQFFLHLEEHTQEYGETLNEICMELCEKVGTIDGTELIMNRIYKIIREDTILQIYTVLNSHIKQKLDNASWLLMRLKAEDIIIRAPGTIDEVCKYKFEISNKNFTTNFTNRKLYYFYIILIVNNNLKEKERNLCKQLSYLAQVLQTLANISIESSPCIDNTFKNLQYLYHLLGNLTKYFYTKSNIQNAAFQAVKFIQLVQLAGKPLKSTFYNLVTYVEENQNKLQSKFDSYAQRNKILKETKIIPRVVYEIEQFNKEILLLGKRTGIPLENYMKHSITRDFRIKNPELVEGLEKMDTSLLNSSSPENSENENPISNTDDFSDNDDNTIPSKKRCRTED, via the exons atgtatcatcgttttgaaaatttacgagatgatcaattaaaattgcGCACATttgttaaagatttaaataaagaagag CTTATACAACTAATAGAAaacattatttgtaaattggatgctacaaaaatattagatgATCTTTTACAAGCATTTTGTGATTCTGATGAGAAACAACGAAAACTTATCGAATATGTATTGAAGAGTTTGGGAAAAGCTAATATATCTACAGGACAAGCAAATACGATAATTAATTGGATAATTGctgattttccaaaatattcgaaacaacATCTTGTCAAATTGGTCGATTtttgtgttaaaaatatttgcaatgatGCTGATGAGTTGCAGAg ttggAAAGATATATTACCTGGTTTATTTGAAGcattggaaaatgaaaaatatattgttcatGCAGATACTGAAATGTCaggaattgaatataaatcattaattgttaaaaatatatgtaattataattggaATGTCAATCTTTTACCATCTTTGGCAAAAATGTTTGg agATATGGCATTAGATAAGATAAATCGTAATGAAGTTTTGAAAACATTATGTTCTGCTCTTCCAAATCTTCCTCTGGACCAAGTACCTTCTTTCACATatcaaacattaaaattatgcaCAAATCGAGATAATCAAAAACTTTTGAATGCCTTATctaagtattttaatttgtattattctaAAACCAATTTAGTCAACAATgtagataattttgaaagtatag atataattaatttgaaagagaTATATGACATTGAAAGCACTGTTTTATATCACATATATCAAGCTACACAGttaaatcatgaaaatatgaaagattttattcgtttccttAAACATGTGTCTTATGCTccagaatatatattacaatcatTTATACTTTGTGTTTTAATGTCAGTTTCTGATATATATGAAGATCAg atttttgaaatattaagattagCTATTGTCCACAatacttttgaaaaagaaaagcgaCAAAATAGTGCCTGGTTAAGGCAACTTTTACCTTCTCCTtgcaatataattgatattattcaaCAAGTCATTGATAGCAG caaTAAAGAAcgtcatttaatattaaagggACTTACTAATTTAGCTTTTACACTAATGAGTGctgatcaaaaatcaaaaaataatgcaaCAGCTATGTGGTGTATAGGATCTGAAATAAtacgagaaataattaaaaaacatcatGAAACAATTCCTATTGTATtacaagaattaattaataaaatagtagcAGGAAATATGCCAACAGTGCACTATACAG attgtttaaaatatatgtgtcGTGAATTGTCAATGATTGTTTTGGAGCATCAGACTATGATTATGATCATTCTTGAACGATTGTTACTTTTGCAACCTATAGTTGCTACTCAAGTTTTATATgctatttttccattaatacCTATTTCGCCTAATATAcgagaaaatcttttattaactttaagaAAAGCTCTTTACAGAAAAGGCACATCAAAACGACAAATGGCAGTTACAGGATTTATTgagatgttaaaatataaaaaaatgcattctcaatataattttagattaagtCAACTTAATTCTTTCGATTACCCAAGTAGTTCTAATTCTAGATCAACATTAACTcaa gtGACTTTGGAGTATAATTCACAACCAGAAAAATCACTTACAGAATATGGTAAAACTTTATGTTATGAAATAttggatatattaaaaaaaagttttacttACGAATTTGAAGTTAGATTACATTTGTATGaag gttTATATAATACTGCAATCAAAAATCctgaaatagtagaaattatattagatatgcTTTTTTCGCATTTGAATCTCTATCTTCATGTAGATGATAATATCTTACCTCCtgtgaaattagaattatgtACAGATATTCATGGTATGGATGTAGTTATGCAAGAACCTATTGCTCAATTGATATTtgcattacaaaaaatatatattaatacaactacaaaaaattcaagtacttctgaaaaaatatataatattttggaatcattatgtaaaaaaatgacaattatagaattagaacatttaaatttg gAGCATGGaactgattttttttctgGAGAATCAAAATcacagataaaattaaaaaaccttGGCATGGCTATTGAGATTTGTGAAGCTTTAATAGCATTTAGAATTGGTGAATGGTCAAAAGGGAATGATAAAATcctaaataatatcaatgatttatttaaagcaTACACACGTTTggtagattttattaaaatg caatctacaaaaatgaaaaaaattgataatagtaaaaataagaaagataaagatgtCAATAATACAACTAAAAAAtccattaaatcaaataatataaaaattccaaatactATTATGGATTTAGATGTGATTCGTCAAAGtttgttacttttattttc ACAATCAACTCAAAATGGTGATATACTtcgaaaaaatcataatttttgctattatatattacaaatatgtgAACAACTTTTACAACGGATAAAATTGTCTATAAAAGACATTTCTCAATCGCAAAatcatcgatatttaaatacatatattgatattgGAAA attgctttataaatatttcatacaaaatataattgatgctCTTACAAATGATGCACAAGTAACTATATTAGCTTTGCAATGTTTCAAAGAAATCTCTTATTGTGTATgtacattattatcatttgagTTACAGACATTTCTCAATTCAATTT ttgaaATACAATCTAAGAAAGATTCAATatctaaagatattaattttcaattacaagaaattattttttcattaaaagaatatttggaaAAGTTTCTTACAGAAGATGTAAATGAtgatgagaagaaaaaagtatcatgtttattattagaaataatggaacaatatacgtataaaattaatttcgaaaattataattctgaaAAG atgctaaaatgcataaaaaaaatgattcaaatcgaaaatattcaaagttctATTGTTCCTGCAatcttgcaattttttttacatttagaaGAACATACACAAGAATATGGAGAAacgttaaatgaaatttgtatgGAATTATGTGAAAAAGTTGGAACTATTGATGGT actgagttaataatgaatagaatatataaaattatacgcgAAGAtactatattacaaatttatactgTATTAAATAGTCATATTAAACAAAAGTTGGATAATGCTTCATGGTTGTTGATGCGATTAAAAGCAGAAGACATCATAATTCGAGCACCTGGAACAATTGATGAAGTATGtaagtataaatttgaaatatcaaataaaaattttacaactaattttacaaatagaaaattatattatttttatattattttaatagtaaataataatttaaaagaaaaggaacgaaATTTATGTAAACAATTATCCTATCTTGCTCAAGTACTCCAAACATTAGCCAATATATCAATTGAATCAAGTCCATGTATTgacaatacttttaaaaatttacaatatttgtatcatttacTTGGAAAccttacaaaatatttttacacaaaatcaaatattcaaaatgcaGCATTCCAAGCAGTTAA ATTCATTCAATTAGTACAATTAGCTGGTAAACCATTAAAAtctactttttataatttagtaaCATATGTAGAg gaaaatcaaaataaattacagtCAAAATTTGACTCTTAtgcacaaagaaataaaattttaaaagaaactaaaataatacCTCGTGTAGTATATGAAATTGAACaattcaataaagaaatattattacttggCAAAAGAACGGGT ataccattagaaaattatatgaaacacAGCATAACTAgagattttagaataaaaaatccaGAATTGGTAGAAGGACTTGAGAAAATGGATACAAGTTTG cttAATTCATCAAGTCCAGAAAActctgaaaatgaaaatcctATTTCAAATACAGATGATTTCAGCGACAATGATGATAATACAATACCTTCAAAAAAACGATGTAGAACAGaagattga